The following proteins come from a genomic window of Montipora capricornis isolate CH-2021 chromosome 9, ASM3666992v2, whole genome shotgun sequence:
- the LOC138016056 gene encoding neuropeptide FF receptor 2-like: MASDITVSPLPTNESLNTVTGADSHVFFEPRELKVFRLCIYAVTIVLALAGNVAVCVISRRNPRLQTSTFSLLMNLAVSDIASVLCLPFLLPENFVGNWMMGEAMCKILKPSVVWFNFVTTNTLVAIACDRFRAVVFPFEARLSTSETRLVVSLLWLIALLFSLPSYGAMTVVSFPEEPHVHYCFDVFSSDEKLDTLYRRIYTLTMFTLQIVLPVIAISALNLKITATLKHVHLMPQSLRPSRANSLNSTPNASPHSSLVNLHKLNMNSTSLMKRQAMEKKFFRMLMVVLLVFVLCYVPYQMMYLVYEFHPMLFTGPYMQTLSEFLYLIVWLPNVLNPVCYGFLNEHYKRAFKALIFHPRKFFRTLQLRRSFSQSVLSTALSKLSLSSRPRI; encoded by the coding sequence ATGGCATCCGACATTACTGTTTCTCCCCTTCCTACCAACGAGTCACTTAACACAGTAACGGGAGCTGACTCGCACGTTTTCTTTGAACCGAGGGAGCTTAAAGTATTTCGCCTTTGCATCTATGCGGTTACGATCGTTCTTGCACTGGCGGGAAATGTGGCAGTATGCGTAATTTCTCGTCGTAACCCTCGCCTCCAAACAAGTACCTTTTCCTTGTTAATGAACTTAGCTGTGTCCGACATTGCATCCGTCCTGTGCCTGCCATTTCTATTACCAGAAAACTTCGTCGGAAACTGGATGATGGGGGAGGCCATGTGCAAAATCCTCAAACCAAGTGTTGTATGGTTCAACTTTGTGACAACCAACACTCTTGTAGCGATCGCCTGCGATCGGTTCCGAGCCGTTGTGTTTCCGTTCGAAGCACGCCTGTCAACATCGGAAACGCGGCTTGTTGTCTCTTTGCTGTGGCTGATCGCGTTGTTATTCTCACTTCCTTCTTATGGAGCAATGACAGTCGTTAGTTTTCCGGAAGAACCTCACGTCCACTATTGCTTTGATGTCTTCTCCAGCGACGAGAAACTAGACACTTTATATCGCCGCATATACACGTTGACAATGTTTACTCTGCAAATTGTTCTTCCCGTCATTGCAATATCAGCGCTGAATCTCAAGATCACTGCTACGTTGAAGCACGTCCACCTCATGCCACAATCCCTCAGGCCTTCTCGGGCTAACTCGCTAAACTCTACTCCAAATGCGAGTCCACATTCGTCACTGGTAAATCTACACAAGCTCAACATGAATTCCACGAGCCTCATGAAGAGGCAGGCAATGGAAAAAAAGTTCTTTCGTATGCTAATGGTGGTGTTGCTTGTATTTGTTCTGTGTTACGTTCCATACCAAATGATGTACCTAGTTTATGAATTTCACCCAATGCTTTTTACTGGCCCTTACATGCAAACATTATCTGAATTCTTGTATTTGATCGTTTGGCTGCCGAACGTATTGAATCCAGTATGCTACGGCTTTTTGAACGAACATTACAAAAGAGCATTCAAAGCGCTTATTTTCCACCCACGTAAGTTTTTTCGAACGCTGCAATTACGGCGTAGTTTTTCGCAGTCCGTGTTATCTACTGCACTCAGCAAACTCAGTTTATCTTCAAGACCAAGAATATAA